Genomic DNA from Candidatus Kaiserbacteria bacterium:
ACATGAAAACAATAATTTCATCAACAAAAATTATTGTTTCGGTGAGTACTTTTTGCCAATCAGTACAATCTATCCATCACTTCGTATCAAAATGACACGATGCTAACTGCTAAATGATACGATACAACTTTTTTGTTTAAACAGGAAGGATCTGTTTAGATGTTTAGATTACGAAACGAAAAATTCTATGTATCGCTTTTTCCAGGATGATTTGAATTGAGCAACAGGAATAGAACCATTGCCTCTTGGCTCCGCGGGGTCATTATAGAAAAGCGTATCATCCTTGATACCATTTACAATTACTAAATGCGGAATGGGGTTGGTGGGAGTGAAGGTGTAATGCACCGATGCCATCACTGGTCCTACGATGAGTGCTTTTTCAAATGCAGCAAATGCGACATCCATGCTCGAACCTCCAAAATCGTGCGTGGTGCCGTCGAGACCATATTTGTGTGAGACTTCTATAAGTCCTGCGTAGGTCCATCCTGCACTCGAGTATGCATCTATAGCAATACCTTCCTTGAGAAGTGTGTCGACTGAGGTGAATGAATCGGGATTATAAAACTTAATGAGCATTGCAAGACTTGCAATACCACAACCTATTTTCTTCCACGCAGGCGCTGTGATGTCGGTGAGTTGAGAATAGAAGGGAACGGAGAAGACATCTGTCTTTTGTGTAACATCAGCCTTCGGTTGTTGCACTTTTCTTTCACTTCTATAACCACTTCTGGGGTGGGCTCTGGCTCAGGAAGTATTTCTGGTAGCGACTGTTCTTCAGTCATTACTTCTTCTTCTGTATCTATTTCTGCAATAGTCTGAGACGAGGAAGTAGCAACCTCGGTAATAGGTGCACTAATGGTGGTAGCAGGGATAGGAGCGCTGTACGTAATGGTAGTGCTTGGTATAAGCCCAAGTGCGATAAAAATCGCACTTGCGCACACAACACCAACAATGAACTTTGTATTCAGCAAAACGTTATCAGTGTACCGTGTGAGTACCCTTGCCAACAATACACATTACGTGGTCTAGTCCCGCACGGTTACTTTCATGCCCAACTCAGCCCATGCGTAAAGTTTTCCTGCATCACTCGGAAGTAGATTTACACAACCATGCGAGTAGGGTATACCAAAACTATCATGCCAGTATGCACCGTGTATCACTGCGCCTTCATTAGTAAAGTAGAGATTCCAAGGTACTCCGGGCAAATCATACACATCGGTATACCCAGGAAGTGGACCTTGCATATATCGTGTCGGGGTCATTTTAAATACGGTAAATGTACCGCGCGGAGTAGGGGATAGTTCAAGTCCCGTAGAAATACTTATTTCCATAAAAGGTGTCTCGCCCTCGTACGCATAGAGCTTTTGCTCACTCCTGTCGACAATGACACGCTTTGTGGTGGTAGCACTCTCGTTTTCCCAGATTGTTTTATTACCTTCATCAGTAAAAATATCAACAAAGTCTCCCGCCACATACCATTTGCTTGCAACACGCTCAGGATAGGCGAGTGATTCATCAAAGACAATCTGATACCACGTATGACCGTCAGCCTCAACAGTAGTCGTGCTCACCATAAGGAGAATATTATTGCGCAGTTTCGTGACTACGGGGAAGGAGACACCGGGGCCCCCGCGCACACGCACACACTCGCCCAAAAAATGAACATCACAACTATCTTTGATAGTGATAAATGTAAAAAGTTTCTTGGGAGGTGGAACCTCTGTTCCTTCGTCTATTTTCGCTTTTGGAGTCGATGGAGTAATCACTGCCTCAATGCTTCCGGGAACAGTACCTTGATTACTATTTCGAGAACCTTGATAAAAAATCCATAGTGCATATAAACATGCAAGAATACATAAGAAAGAGAACATACGTAAAAGTATGCGTTTTACCTGCTTTTCAGTGCTTCGGTCCATATACTCAAGTATATGCTTATTTTGCACACTGTGTAACAGGTGTACGTGCGGAGATGATTACATAGTATACAAAAAACAACTATCGAATATGCTTCGATAGTTGTTTTTGATGTATGCGTATTATACTTCTCCTCCTATGTTTGCTGAATCGTCAACACCTCTTTCAGTACGACATTCCTTACGGTCTGTTTTGAATTCTGCCCACGCGCCCTTCTTTGCATTTTTCCAGGCTGTGCGCGCATCCTTTATATCTTTCTTGAAGGCTCCCCACACTTCTTTGACTGAGGATTTAATATTTTTGCTATTTTCTTGCGAATACGCATCTTCGAGCCCCTCTCCGCGCTCTGTGTACGCTTTAAGGATTGAAGTGTTGTAAGTTGTTACTGCTGTCTTGAGTGTTGCTTCTCGAGTCTTTACCGTAGCCTTAAGACAAGAAACACTATTATTTGTGGTTGTACCAGGTACTCCATCAACTTCCACTTGTGCTTGAGCCATAGGGGTAGCAACGAGCATAAATGCAACGATGCTGAAAGTAGTAATTAATTTTTGCATAGATCTAAAATAGATGTGTTTGAAACTATTATTGATTAAAAGAGTATTGCACTGGTTAATTATATATTATATACATATAAAAATAATACTTTAATCCTCATTATGTGGATTATTGATAGTAACAATTCTAGTTATTATATAGCTTCCGTAGGCCGATAGCGTCTGCTTCGGGTAGGCGATGTTTCATACTGACGCGGAATTGGTAGAGGCCAAAACCAAGGAAGACAAATACAATAGCTTGCTTATATAGCACCCATTCATCGGCCGAGAGAAACATACGTACTAATTCATTCGAAACAGCAGAGAATACAAAAAAAATAAACCACCGCCCTTCGAGTATGCGCCAGCCCTCCTCAGTAATAGCAAAGATATGACCAAAAAAAGTCTTGAAAAGAGACTTCTTCTGCCATAGGCTGACGCCTAAAAACAGAGCAAAAAGTCCATAGTACACAGAATCTTTTATGATAAGTATCCAGGGGGCAGTGAATATGTACGTGAGCAGGGCAGTGAGGATAGTGATAGAGCCAGAAAAAATCGCAAACCACGGTACTCGCTTGTTCACAAACTGTGAAAGCACAAGCGCTACGAGCGTTGCCGCACCGAGGGCTAGGGCTGCCTTAAGAAAATCAAAGAGATAATACGCAACAAAGAATACACCCACTGGGCCAAACTCAATCACAAACATATCAAATATGAGTATCTTCCAAATATGGCTATGTTTTTTCATTTTACATAGTATACAGGATTTGAATGAGAATCTTTGTACGAGGGTACATAAAATTTGATGGGGGAGTCTAAAAGATTTTGCTATTTATGAATGACAAATAAATCATGCAAGAAAGAAATTATGGAAACGCACAGTGGTATACTACGACGATACAGAGCAGACGATTACATGCACAGGGTCGCGCATTGTCCGTATTAGAAAAAATATTTTCTTATTTTCATCTTAATCTATTTATACTCAATTTATGATAACTCTCTATGTAAAAACAGGATGCCCATATTGCGCTCGAGTGCTTGGGGTACTTGATTCACAAAGTGTTCCGTATGAAATGAAGAATATTGCAGATGATGCTGTTATGAATGAACTCATTACCCTTGGAGGGAAACGACAAGTCCCGTTTCTCATTGATGAAGATGTGTCCCTATATGAATCACAGAATATTATCGACCATATTAATGCGAAGTATCAGGTAGTACAAGGCGAGGACTCTTCTCCAGATTCAGAAAAGAGCAGTGGTGTGTGTCCCATAGAGTAATTATCTCGTGTAATTCCTAAAAGAATTCTAAAGATTATATTTGCGCAATGAGTAACTGCGACACTTTATTTATTGTCCATACTAGTAATGATCTCAGACAATGGAGTTGCTCATGTCTTAATCAAATACGTTTGATTTTATATCTATTTTCGGATAAGGTATCTTTGGAGTCGATTCAGTTCGTAAAGCCAACAGCACGGCTTAATGTGCTCTTTTGAACATTGAAACAACCAAAACTGGAGGATTTTCTCATGATTACTCTCACAAATGGACATGCTTTCGAACACATGGTCGCAAGCGGATCTCTTGCCTTCGATGGCAGGGGCTGGCCTTGGGAACGACCATTCGTGTGGCTCGGTCTCATCAAACCCCAACTCTTCACTACCGTCATCAAGTCTCTGACGCGCAACCCGCGTCCTGGGAATTTGCGATGGTGGAAGCCATGGACGTGTGTCCGCCTGATTCCAGGCGGAGCGGTCAACAAGGTTGGGCTCACCAACCCTGGTGTCGAGTGGTGGTGCCGTGAAGTCGGTCCCACAATCGATTTCCAAAAGTTCCCGACTGCCGGATCTATCTTTGGCGAGGAGAAGGAACTGGTGGAAATGGCGGAGATGCTCAATTGCTTTGATCTTGTTGCGCTTAAAGTGAACGTCTCATGTCCGAATAGCGGCCACGCAATCGAGCAAGCAGAGATGGTGGTGAATAGTGTGAAGGCGGTCAAACGCGCTTCGCGTCATCCCATCATCGTCAAACTCTCAGCCGATCAAGACTATCTCGCCATTGCGCGCGGACTTGTTGGTATCGCTGAAGCGATTGCTCTCAACAGCGTACCGTGGAAGACAGTCTTCACTAACGGTGAGCTGACTCCTTTGGCAAAGCTCGAGAAGCAAGTCGGTGGCGGAGGCGGAGGCGTCTCCGGCAAGCCTGCACAGAAACATAACTGGGTGGCAGTTGAAGCCCTTGCAAAACAAGGATTAATCCCCGTGATTGGTCCAAGTGTCATGGAATTCGAAGACATGGAAAAACTCCGGAAACTCGGCGCGAAAGCGATTAGTTTCGGAGCAATTCATCTGCGGACTCCGTGGAAACCAACCTCGTTCGT
This window encodes:
- a CDS encoding glutaredoxin family protein gives rise to the protein MITLYVKTGCPYCARVLGVLDSQSVPYEMKNIADDAVMNELITLGGKRQVPFLIDEDVSLYESQNIIDHINAKYQVVQGEDSSPDSEKSSGVCPIE
- a CDS encoding C39 family peptidase — translated: MQQPKADVTQKTDVFSVPFYSQLTDITAPAWKKIGCGIASLAMLIKFYNPDSFTSVDTLLKEGIAIDAYSSAGWTYAGLIEVSHKYGLDGTTHDFGGSSMDVAFAAFEKALIVGPVMASVHYTFTPTNPIPHLVIVNGIKDDTLFYNDPAEPRGNGSIPVAQFKSSWKKRYIEFFVS
- a CDS encoding septation protein IspZ, yielding MKKHSHIWKILIFDMFVIEFGPVGVFFVAYYLFDFLKAALALGAATLVALVLSQFVNKRVPWFAIFSGSITILTALLTYIFTAPWILIIKDSVYYGLFALFLGVSLWQKKSLFKTFFGHIFAITEEGWRILEGRWFIFFVFSAVSNELVRMFLSADEWVLYKQAIVFVFLGFGLYQFRVSMKHRLPEADAIGLRKLYNN
- a CDS encoding L,D-transpeptidase; amino-acid sequence: MDRSTEKQVKRILLRMFSFLCILACLYALWIFYQGSRNSNQGTVPGSIEAVITPSTPKAKIDEGTEVPPPKKLFTFITIKDSCDVHFLGECVRVRGGPGVSFPVVTKLRNNILLMVSTTTVEADGHTWYQIVFDESLAYPERVASKWYVAGDFVDIFTDEGNKTIWENESATTTKRVIVDRSEQKLYAYEGETPFMEISISTGLELSPTPRGTFTVFKMTPTRYMQGPLPGYTDVYDLPGVPWNLYFTNEGAVIHGAYWHDSFGIPYSHGCVNLLPSDAGKLYAWAELGMKVTVRD